A window from Citrus sinensis cultivar Valencia sweet orange chromosome 3, DVS_A1.0, whole genome shotgun sequence encodes these proteins:
- the LOC127900968 gene encoding calcium-transporting ATPase, endoplasmic reticulum-type-like yields MEEKPFPAWSWTVEQCLKEYNVKLDKGLSSREVEKRRERYGWNELDKEKGKPLWQLVLEQFDDTLVKILLVAAFISFILAYFHSSDSGDSGFEDYVEPLVIVLILVLNAIVGVWQESNAEKALEALKKIQCESGKVLRDGYLVPDLPAIGLVPGDIVELGVGDKVPADMRVAALKTSSLRVEQSSLTGEAMPILKGTSPVFLDDCELQAKENMVFAGTTVVNGSCVCIVINTGMNTEIGKIQKQIHDASLEESDTPLRKKLDEFGNRLTTAIGLVCLVVWIMNYRNFLSWDVVDGWPANVQFSFEKCTYYFKIAVALAVAAIPEGLPAVITTCLALGTRKMAQKNAIVRKLPSVETLGCTTVICSDKTGTLTTNQMSVTEFFTLGRKTTISRIFHVEGTTYDPKDGGIVDWPCYNMDANLQAMAKICAVCNDAGVYCDGPLFRATGLPTEAALKVLVEKMGFPDVKGRNKISDTQLAANYLIDSSTVRLGCCEWWTKRSKRVATLEFDRIRKSMSVIVREPTGHNQLLVKGSVESLLERSSHVQLADGSVVPLDEPCWQLMLSRHLEMSSKGLRCLGMAYKDELGEFSDYYSESHPAHKKLLDPSCYSTIESDLVFVGVVGLRDPPRGGVDKAIDDCRGAGIEVMVITGDNKSTAEAICRQIKLFSGNEDLTGRSFTGKEFMALSSTQQIEALSKHGGKVFSRAEPRHKQEIVRMLKEMGEVVAMTGDGVNDAPALKLADIGVAMGITGTEVAKEASDMVLADDNFGSIVSAVAEGRSIYNNMKAFIRYMISSNVGEVISIFLTAALGIPECLIPVQLLWVNLVTDGPPATALGFNPADVDIMQKPPRKIDDALINSWVLLRYLVIGSYVGIATVGIFVLWYTKGSFMGINLVGDGHTLVTLPQLRNWGECSTWSNFTVAPYAVGGGQMITFSNPCDYFTIGKVKAMTLSLSVLVAIEMFNSLNALSEDNSLVTMPPWRNPWLLVAMSVSLGLHCLILYVPFLADVFGVVPLNLNEWFLVILVSAPVILIDEVLKFVGRNRRLSGKKEKTA; encoded by the exons ATGGAGGAAAAACCATTTCCTGCTTGGTCATGGACTGTAGAGCAGTGTTTGAAAGAGTACAATGTGAAACTAGATAAGGGTCTGAGTTCTCGTGAGGTGGAAAAGCGGCGGGAGAGGTACGGATGGAACGAGCTTGACAAGGAGAAAGGGAAACCTCTATGGCAGCTCGTGTTAGAACAATTTGATGATACACTTGTGAAGATACTTCTTGTTGCAGCTTTTATATCTTTCATTTTAGCTTATTTTCATAGTAGTGATTCTGGGGATTCTGGTTTTGAGGACTACGTAGAACCATTGGTGATAGTGCTGATTTTGGTTCTTAATGCAATTGTTGGGGTGTGGCAAGAGAGCAATGCTGAAAAGGCTCTTGAAGCCCTCAAAAAGATCCAATGTGAATCTGGAAAGGTTTTGAGAGATGGGTATCTTGTACCTGACTTGCCAGCAATAGGTCTTGTTCCTGGGGATATTGTGGAACTGGGGGTTGGGGACAAAGTCCCTGCTGACATGAGAGTTGCAGCATTGAAAACTTCTAGTTTGAGAGTTGAACAGAGTTCATTGACTGGAGAGGCAATGCCTATTTTAAAAGGTACTAGTCCTGTGTTTTTGGATGACTGCGAGTTGCAAGCCAAAGAAAATATGGTTTTTGCAGGCACGACAGTTGTGAATGGGAGTTGTGTTTGTATTGTTATAAACACCGGAATGAACACTGAGATTGGGAAGATACAGAAGCAAATACATGATGCATCTTTGGAAGAGAGCGACACCCCATTGAGAAAGAAGCTGGACGAATTTGGCAACAGGCTTACTACCGCAATTGGGCTGGTTTGCCTTGTTGTCTGGATTATGAATTacagaaattttctttcatggGATGTTGTCGATGGATGGCCAGCAAATgtccaattttcttttgagaagTGTAcctattatttcaaaatagcTGTTGCATTGGCCGTAGCTGCAATCCCTGAAGGCCTTCCTGCTGTAATTACAACTTGCTTAGCTCTTGGTACCAGGAAAATGGCACAAAAGAATGCTATTGTTCGGAAACTTCCTAGTGTAGAAACTTTGGGATGCACAACTGTGATTTGTTCAGATAAAACTGGGACACTGACTACAAATCAGATGTCTGTGACTGAATTTTTCACTTTGGGCAGGAAAACTACTATTTCCAGAATTTTCCATGTTGAAGGCACAACTTATGATCCTAAAGATGGTGGAATTGTTGATTGGCCATGCTACAATATGGATGCTAACTTGCAAGCAATGGCAAAGATATGTGCTGTTTGTAATGATGCTGGGGTTTACTGTGATGGCCCTCTCTTTCGAGCTACAGGTTTGCCCACTGAAGCAGCTTTAAAGGTTTTGGTTGAAAAGATGGGTTTTCCGGATGTTAAAGGAAGGAACAAGATCAGTGATACACAACTTGCTGCAAACTATTTGATCGACAGCAGCACGGTTAGATTAG GCTGTTGTGAGTGGTGGACAAAAAGATCAAAGAGGGTTGCCACATTGGAGTTTGATCGCATTAGAAAATCGATGAGTGTTATTGTCCGCGAGCCTACTGGGCATAATCAATTACTCGTCAAG GGTTCTGTTGAGAGTTTACTGGAGCGCAGTTCACATGTGCAGCTTGCTGATGGATCTGTTGTTCCATTAGATGAACCATGTTGGCAACTAATGCTTTCAAGACATTTGGAGATGAGTTCAAAGGGGCTGCGATGCTTAGGAATGGCATACAAGGATGAGTTGGGAGAGTTTTCAGACTACTATTCTGAGAGTCATCCAGCACACAAGAAGTTGCTCGATCCATCGTGCTACTCCACCATTGAAAGTGACTTGGTCTTTGTCGGGGTTGTTGGTCTGAGA GACCCTCCTCGTGGTGGagttgataaagcaattgatgaTTGTCGTGGAGCTGGGATTGAAGTTATGGTGATAACTGGAGACAATAAGTCCACAGCTGAGGCAATTTGTAggcaaattaaattattttctggAAATGAGGATCTTACAGGGAGAAGTTTTACGGGTAAGGAGTTCATGGCTCTTTCTTCTACACAACAAATCGAAGCTTTATCAAAACATGGAGGAAAGGTGTTTTCCCGTGCTGAGCCTAGGCATAAGCAAGAAATTGTGAGGATGCTAAAGGAGATGGGGGAAGTTGTTGCAATGACAGGAGACGGTGTAAATGATGCTCCTGCACTGAAATTGGCTGACATTGGAGTTGCTATGGGCATCACTGGAACTGAa GTTGCAAAAGAAGCTTCGGATATGGTTTTGGCAGATGATAATTTTGGCAGCATTGTTTCAGCTGTAGCCGAGGGTCGCTCAATCTATAATAACATGAAAGCTTTTATCAG GTATATGATATCATCCAATGTTGGAGAGGTGATATCGATATTCTTGACAGCGGCTCTGGGCATACCAGAATGTCTGATACCTGTGCAGCTTCTGTGGGTAAATTTGGTTACTGATGGTCCTCCAGCCACTGCCCTTGGTTTCAACCCTGCTGATGTTGATATAATGCAGAAACCACCCCGGAAAATTGATGATGCTCTGATAAATTCATGGGTTCTTCTGCGTTACTTG GTAATTGGTTCTTATGTGGGAATTGCAACTGTAGGCATATTCGTCTTATGGTATACGAAAGGTTCATTTATGGGTATCAACCTTGTAGGCGATGGACATACACTTGTGACTCTTCCTCAGCTCCGCAATTGGGGAGAGTGCTCAACATGGTCTAATTTCACCGTAGCTCCATACGCAGTTGGTGGGGGTCAGATGATAACTTTCTCCAACCCTTGTGACTATTTTACCATCGGTAAAGTTAAGGCAATGACTCTGTCACTTTCTGTATTGGTGGCAATTGAGATGTTCAATTCCTTGAATGCACTCTCTGAAGACAACAGTTTGGTTACAATGCCACCTTGGAGGAACCCTTGGCTTTTAGTTGCCATGTCAGTCTCATTAGGACTCCATTGCCTCATACTTTATGTTCCATTCTTGGCAGACGTGTTTGGCGTTGTTCCTTTGAATCTGAATGAATGGTTTTTGGTCATTCTGGTTTCGGCTCCTGTGATTCTTATTGATGAAGTTCTTAAATTTGTGGGGAGGAATAGAAGATTAAGTGGGAAGAAGGAAAAGACTGCATAA